From Methanosarcina lacustris Z-7289, one genomic window encodes:
- the porB gene encoding pyruvate synthase subunit PorB: MSKPAPKTYLSPGHRGCAGCCDALAAKFMLMGAGPDCIIINPTGCLEVMTTPFPESAWQVPWIHSLFENGGAVASGVEAALKALGRKGNTRVIGVGGDGSTMDIGIRSLSGAFERGHDITYVCVDNEAYMNTGIQRSSGTPFDASTTTSPAGKVSFGNPRPKKDMPAIMVAHGSPYVATTSIGFPRDMIRKVKKATETVGPTYIHAHAPCPTGWGFDGSKTIELAKLAVETCLWPMYEIENGEITQVRKIKNPRPVEEYLRAQKRFKHLFTMEGGDKEIAKIQAAADWNIKHYGLQ, encoded by the coding sequence ATGAGTAAACCCGCACCGAAAACCTACCTTTCCCCGGGACACAGAGGCTGTGCAGGCTGCTGTGACGCCCTTGCCGCAAAGTTCATGCTTATGGGCGCAGGCCCGGACTGCATCATCATTAACCCAACCGGCTGCCTGGAAGTTATGACCACACCTTTCCCGGAATCTGCCTGGCAGGTCCCCTGGATTCACTCCCTCTTTGAAAACGGAGGTGCAGTGGCATCAGGTGTCGAAGCTGCCTTAAAAGCCCTCGGCAGGAAAGGAAACACCAGAGTCATCGGAGTCGGCGGCGACGGCTCGACAATGGACATAGGGATTCGGTCCCTCTCAGGTGCCTTTGAGCGGGGCCACGACATCACCTACGTCTGTGTGGACAACGAAGCCTACATGAACACCGGGATCCAGAGAAGCTCCGGAACCCCCTTCGACGCTTCCACAACGACAAGCCCCGCAGGCAAAGTCTCCTTCGGAAACCCGCGCCCGAAGAAGGACATGCCCGCTATCATGGTAGCTCACGGCTCTCCGTACGTAGCTACAACATCAATCGGTTTCCCGCGGGACATGATCAGGAAAGTCAAGAAAGCCACCGAAACTGTGGGCCCGACTTACATCCACGCCCACGCTCCCTGTCCAACTGGCTGGGGTTTCGACGGCTCCAAGACCATCGAGCTTGCAAAACTCGCAGTTGAGACCTGCCTCTGGCCGATGTACGAGATAGAAAATGGCGAGATCACCCAGGTCCGAAAAATCAAGAACCCAAGACCCGTCGAGGAATACCTCAGAGCCCAGAAGCGGTTCAAACACCTCTTCACCATGGAAGGCGGAGACAAAGAAATCGCAAAGATCCAGGCCGCTGCAGACTGGAACATAAAACACTACGGACTTCAGTAA